A genomic segment from Gadus morhua chromosome 4, gadMor3.0, whole genome shotgun sequence encodes:
- the gys2 gene encoding glycogen [starch] synthase, liver: protein MPLARSFSMTSLSGVLPQWDEEDLPVDDLLLFEVAWEVTNKVGGIYTVIQTKAKITVDEWGENYFMMGPYYEHNFQTQVEACEAPLPAIRGAMDALISNGCQVFFGRWLIEGSPYVLLFDVGGASGNLDRWKGDLWDSCNIGLPSQDHEAGDALILGSLVAWFFKELTDRLGDAPNVIAHFHEWQAGAGLILSRARKIPMATVFTTHATLLGRYLCAGNVDFYNNLGKFDIDREAGERQIYHRYCLERAAVHCAHVFTTVSQITAVEAQHILQRKPDVITPNGLNVKKFSAMHEFQNMHCSSKARIQEFVRGHFYGHLDFNLEKTLYFFIAGRYEFSNKGADLFLEALSRLNYLLRVHKEDVTVVVFFIMPAKTNNFNVESLKGQAIRKQLWDTAQGMKEKFGKRLYEALLKGEIPEMNNILDRDDFSVMKRAIYATQRHTLPPVTTHNMLDDATDPILANVRRIGLFNARSDRVKIVFHPEFLSSTSPLLPMDYEEFVRGCNLGVFPSYYEPWGYTPGECTVMGIPSVTTNLSGFGCFMEEHVSDPAAYGIYVVDRRFRSAHESCSQLTQFMFGFCQQSRRQRIIQRNRTERLSDLLDWRFLGRFYVHARLLALSRAFPDKYEMDPMAPPKAEGFRYPRPYSVPPSPSASLHSTPHHSDAEDDDDEDEPYDEDEEAERDRMNIKTPFVLGGVPGGRRRSQLVEDEDED, encoded by the exons ATGCCGCTGGCCCGATCCTTCTCCATGACCTCCCTGAGCGGGGTGCTGCCCCAGTGGGACGAGGAGGACCTCCCCGTGGACGACCTGCTGCTCTTCGAGGTCGCCTGGGAGGTCACCAACAAAG TGGGGGGCATCTACACGGTGATCCAGACCAAGGCCAAGATCACGGTGGACGAGTGGGGGGAGAACTACTTCATGATGGGGCCGTACTACGAGCACAACTTCCAGACCCAGGTGGAGGCGTGCGAGGCCCCGCTCCCCGCCATCAGGGGCGCCATGGACGCGCTCATCAGCAACGGCTGCCAG GTGTTCTTCGGCCGCTGGCTGATCGAGGGCAGCCCCTACGTGCTTCTGTTCGACGTGGGCGGGGCCTCCGGGAACCTGGACCGCTGGAAGGGTGACCTCTGGGACTCCTGCAACATCGGCCTGCCCTCCCAGGACCACGAGGCGGGCGACGCCCTGATCCTGGGCTCCCTGGTCGCCTGGTTCTTCAAAGAg CTGACGGATCGCCTTGGCGACGCCCCCAACGTCATCGCTCACTTCCACGAGTGGCAGGCGGGCGCCGGGCTCATCCTGTCCCGCGCCCGCAAGATCCCCATGGCGACGGTGTTCACCACGCACGCCACCCTGCTGGGGCGCTACCTCTGCGCCGGGAACGTGGACTTTTACAACAACCTGGGCAAG TTTGACATCGACCGGGAGGCGGGCGAGAGGCAGATCTACCACCGCTACTGCCTGGAGCGGGCGGCGGTGCACTGCGCCCACGTCTTCACCaccgtgtcccagatcacggcCGTGGAGGCCCAGCACATCCTGCAGAGGAAGCCAG ACGTGATCACCCCCAACGGGCTGAACGTGAAGAAGTTCTCTGCCATGCACGAGTTCCAGAACATGCACTGCAGCAGCAAGGCCCGCATCCAGGAGTTTGTCAGGGGACACTTCTACGG ACATCTGGACTTCAACCTGGAGAAGACGCTGTACTTCTTCATCGCCGGCCGTTACGAGTTCTCCAACAAGGGAGCGGATCTTTTCCTGGAGGCTCTCTCAAGACTCAACTACCTGCTCAGA gtccatAAGGAAGATGTCACCGTTGTGGTGTTCTTCATCATGCCCGCTAAAACAAACAACTTCAATGTGGAGTCCCTGAAGGGACAAGCCATACGCAAACAGCTTTG GGACACGGCCCAAGGCATGAAGGAGAAGTTTGGGAAGCGTCTGTACGAGGCTCTGCTGAA GGGGGAAATCCCAGAGATGAACAACATCCTGGACCGCGATGACTTCAGCGTCATGAAGAGAGCCATCTATGCCACTCAG AGACACACCCTGCCCCCCGTGACGACTCACAACATGCTGGACGACGCCACCGACCCCATCCTGGCCAACGTGAGGCGCATCGGCCTCTTCAACGCCAGGAGCGACCGCGTCAAG atCGTGTTCCACCCTGAGTTCCtgtcctccaccagccccctGCTCCCCATGGACTACGAGGAGTTTGTACGCGGCTGCAACCTCGGAGTGTTCCCGTCCTACTACGAGCCCTGGGGCTACACACCTG gggaGTGCACTGTGATGGGGATCCCCAGTGTGACCACCAACCTGTCGGGGTTCGGCTGCTTCATGGAGGAACACGTGTCAGACCCAGCAGCATatg gTATCTATGTGGTGGACCGGCGGTTCCGCTCGGCCCATGAGTCGTGCAGTCAGCTGACTCAGTTCATGTTCGGCTTCTGCCAGCAGTCGCGGCGCCAGCGCATCATCCAGAGGAACCGCACCGAGCGGCTGTCGGACCTGCTGGACTGGAGGTTCCTGGGCAGG TTCTACGTCCACGCCCGCCTCCTGGCCCTCAGCCGGGCGTTTCCTGACAAGTACGAGATGGACCCCATGGCGCCCCCGAAG gccgaGGGGTTCCGGTACCCGCGGCCCTACTccgtgcccccctccccctccgcctccctccactccaccccccaccacagCGACGCCGAGGATGACGACGACGAAGACGAGCCCTACGACGAAGACGAGGAGGCGGAGCGGGACCGCATGAACATCAAGACGCCCTTCGTActggggggggtcccggggggccGGAGGAGGTCGCAGCTcgtggaggacgaggacgaggactag
- the LOC115541544 gene encoding spexin isoform X3, which produces MRGLRKVTLAHLLSILLLATLVSRSWSAPKSSFQRRNWTPQAMLYLKGTQGRRFISEDGKEGDVYDTLHLESQGGLSPEKQSVDQAAALLLSFLQTLKDQANENANQLSFQDLPVWKREYF; this is translated from the exons ATGAGA GGGTTAAGGAAAGTGACTTTAGCCCACCTGCTCTCCATCCTGCTGCTGGCGACGCTCGTCTCGCGTTCGTGGAGCGCGCCGAAG AGTTCTTTCCAGAGGAGGAACTGGACTCCGCAGGCGATGCTGTACCTGAAGGGAACAC AGGGCAGGCGGTTCATCTCAGAAGACGGGAAGGAAGGAGACGTGTACGACACGTTGCACTTGG AGAGCCAGGGGGGCCTGAGCCCGGAGAAGCAGAGCGTGGACCAGGCCGCCGCCCTGCTGCTCAGCTTCCTGCAGACGCTGAAGGACCAAG CCAACGAAAACGCCAACCAGCTGTCCTTCCAGGACCTTCCGGTGTGGAAGCGGGAATACTTCTGA
- the LOC115541544 gene encoding vesicle transport protein GOT1B isoform X1: MISLTDSQKIGMGLTGFGVFFLFFGMMLFFDKALLAIGNILFVAGLSFVIGLERTFRFFFQRHKAKATGFFLGGVLVVLIGWPIIGVVLEIYGFFLLFRGFFPVVVGFIRRIPVLGSILNLPFISGFADRVGESNTMV; encoded by the exons ATGATCTCGCTCACGGACTCCCAGA AGATCGGAATGGGGCTGACAGGCTTCGGCgtgttcttcctcttcttcggGATGATGCTGTTCTTCGACAAAGCTCTTCTTGCCATTGGAAAC ATCCTGTTCGTGGCCGGGCTGTCCTTTGTCATCGGGCTGGAGAGGACGTTCCGCTTCTTCTTCCAGCGGCACAAGGCCAAGGCCACGGGCTTCTTCCTGGGGGGGGTTCTGGTGGTGTTGATAGGCTGGCCCATCATCGGGGTGGTGCTGGAGATCTACGGCTTCTTCCTCTTGTTCAG GGGGTTCTTCCCGGTCGTGGTGGGGTTTATCAGACGAATACCCGTCCTGGGGTCCATCCTAAACCTGCCCTTCATCAGTGGA TTTGCGGACCGAGTGGGCGAGAGCAACACCATGGTGTGA
- the LOC115541544 gene encoding vesicle transport protein GOT1B isoform X2 yields MISLTDSQKIGMGLTGFGVFFLFFGMMLFFDKALLAIGNILFVAGLSFVIGLERTFRFFFQRHKAKATGFFLGGVLVVLIGWPIIGVVLEIYGFFLLFRGFFPVVVGFIRRIPVLGSILNLPFISGPS; encoded by the exons ATGATCTCGCTCACGGACTCCCAGA AGATCGGAATGGGGCTGACAGGCTTCGGCgtgttcttcctcttcttcggGATGATGCTGTTCTTCGACAAAGCTCTTCTTGCCATTGGAAAC ATCCTGTTCGTGGCCGGGCTGTCCTTTGTCATCGGGCTGGAGAGGACGTTCCGCTTCTTCTTCCAGCGGCACAAGGCCAAGGCCACGGGCTTCTTCCTGGGGGGGGTTCTGGTGGTGTTGATAGGCTGGCCCATCATCGGGGTGGTGCTGGAGATCTACGGCTTCTTCCTCTTGTTCAG GGGGTTCTTCCCGGTCGTGGTGGGGTTTATCAGACGAATACCCGTCCTGGGGTCCATCCTAAACCTGCCCTTCATCAGTGGA CCTTCGTAA
- the LOC115541542 gene encoding L-lactate dehydrogenase B chain, with translation MSVLNQLMTPTAGASAEPPRNKVTVVGVGQVGMACAISILLRDLADELALVDVMEDRLKGEMMDLQHGSLFLKTSKIVADKDYAVTANSRLVVVTAGVRQQEGESRLNLVQRNVNVFKMIIPQIMKHSPNCTLIVVSNPVDVLTYVTWKLSGLPKHRVIGSGTNLDSARFRFLMAERLGIHATAFNGWVLGEHGDTSVPVWSGANVAGVNLQKLNPAMGTDVDKEGWKATHKAVVDSAYEVIRLKGYTNWAIGLSVADLTESIVKNMGRIHPVSTMVKDMYGISEEVFLSLPCVLNGGGVGSVVNMTLNEDEVAQLKKSADTLWGIQKDLKDL, from the exons ATGTCTGTGCTGAATCAGTTGATGACCCCCACGGCGGGCGCGTCGGCGGAGCCCCCCAGGAACAAGGTcacggtggtgggggtgggccaGGTGGGCATGGCCTGCGCCATCAGCATCCTGCTCAGA gacctGGCTGACGAGCTGGCCCTGGTGGATGTGATGGAGGACCGCCTGAAGGGAGAGATGATGGATCTCCAGCACGGCAGCCTCTTCCTCAAGACCTCCAAGATCGTCGCTGACAAAG actacGCGGTGACGGCTAACTCCCgcctggtggtggtgacggcggGCGTGCGACAGCAGGAGGGCGAGAGCCGTCTGAACCTGGTCCAGAGGAACGTCAACGTCTTCAAGATGATCATCCCCCAGATCATGAAGCACAGCCCCAACTGCACCCTCATCGTGGTCTCCAACCCcg ttgacgTGCTGACCTACGTGACCTGGAAGCTGAGCGGTCTCCCTAAGCACCGCGTCATCGGCAGCGGCACCAACCTGGACTCGGCGCGCTTCCGCTTCCTGATGGCCGAGCGGCTCGGGATCCACGCCACCGCCTTCAACGGCTGGGTGCTGGGGGAGCACGGGGACACCAGcg tGCCCGTGTGGAGCGGGGCCAACGTTGCGGGGGTGAACCTGCAGAAGCTGAACCCGGCCATGGGGACGGACGTAGACAAGGAGGGGTGGAAGGCCACGCACAAGGCCGTGGTGGACAG TGCCTACGAGGTGATCCGTCTGAAGGGATACACCAACTGGGCCATCGGCCTGAGCGTCGCGGACCTCACCGAGAGCATCGTCAAGAACATGGGCCGCATCCACCCCGTCTCCACCATGGTCAAG gacATGTACGGCATCAGCGAGGAGGTGTTCCTGTCGCTGCCCTGCGTGCTGAACGGCGGCGGCGTCGGCAGCGTGGTCAACATGACCCTCAACGAGGACGAGGTCGCCCAGCTCAAGAAGAGCGCCGACACTCTGTGGGGCATCCAGAAGGACCTCAAGGACCTCTAG